A window of the Miscanthus floridulus cultivar M001 chromosome 14, ASM1932011v1, whole genome shotgun sequence genome harbors these coding sequences:
- the LOC136503790 gene encoding uncharacterized protein: protein MGMAAAERDRDSYGRAGPGRGRPRQSGARVGTATAEQGRAGRGRAGPDAAERGRGGDGRGRAGTGRGGQGAARRRARLVGACDVGEPMRVRALARCGVGGGSDERRRVC, encoded by the coding sequence ATGGGGATGGCCGCGGCGGAGCGGGACCGGGATAGCTACGGCAGAGCGGGGCCGGGCCGGGGACGGCCGCGGCAGAGTGGGGCCAGGGTGGGGACGGCCACGGCGGAGCAGGGCCGGGCCGGCCGCGGCAGAGCGGGGCCGGATGCAGCGGAGCGGGGCCGGGGTGGGGATGGCCGCGGCAGAGCAGGGACGGGCCGGGGTGGTCAGGGGGCGGCGCGTCGGCGAGCGCGCTTAGTCGGGGCGTGCGACGTCGGGGAGCCGATGCGCGTGCGGGCGCTCGCGAggtgcggcgtcggcggcggatcggacgagcggcgacgggtctgttag